In a genomic window of Parambassis ranga chromosome 24, fParRan2.1, whole genome shotgun sequence:
- the mpv17 gene encoding mitochondrial inner membrane protein Mpv17, whose translation MAGLWRSYQVLMTRYPWTVQIVTAGSLVGVGDVIAQQAIERRGLAHHNVQRTAKMMSVGFFFVGPVVGSWYKVLDRLVVGGTKTAAMKKMLVDQVCFAPCFLGAFLCISGALNGLTVEENVTKLKRDYTDALISNYYLWPPVQIANFYFIPLHHRLAVVQVVAVAWNSYLTWKANKM comes from the exons ATGGCGGGCCTGTGGAGATCCTACCAGGTCCTGATGACCAGATATCCCTGGACGGTGCAGATAGTCACGGCAG GGTCGTTAGTGggtgtgggtgatgtcatcgcccAGCAGGCGATTGAGAGGAGAGGATTGGCTCATCACAACGTGCAGCGGACGGCGAAGATGATGAGCGTTGGTTTCTTCTTCGTG GGGCCCGTGGTCGGCAGCTGGTACAAAGTTCTGGACCGACTGGTGGTCGGAGGAACGAAGACTGCAGCCATGAAGAAGATGCTGGTGGACCAG GTGTGTTTCGCTCCGTGCTTCTTGGGAGCGTTCCTCTGTATCTCTGGAGCTCTGAACGGGCTGACGGTGGAGGAGAACGTCACCAAGCTGAagagg GACTACACAGATGCTCTGATCTCCAATTACTAC CTTTGGCCTCCAGTCCAGATTGCCAATTTCTACTTCATTCCGCTGCACCACAG GCTGGCCGTCGTCCAGGTCGTTGCCGTCGCCTGGAACTCCTACCTGACCTGGAAGGCCAACAAGATGTGA